A part of Phosphitispora fastidiosa genomic DNA contains:
- a CDS encoding UbiD family decarboxylase — protein sequence MNQDWRDLIEKLEAKGEVVRIPGHVSREYEISTLMMDLQKKHRYPMVIFENVADSSFPVVTNALAPRSRLALAMGVAEKDLAAEYGRRIQLRPGVKRIDKAPFQANLLEGDQVDLTQLPILTHFPIDAGPYITSGLCVARDPETGAETLGFHRMQLKGRNKLGISFHSRQRLWEYFRRSEERGQNLEAAVVIGVHPNIALGSMALIPYHEGKYSAIGGLFEAPLEVAGCRSVNLDVPAWAEIVLEGEILAGVREQEGPFAEFTNYACYRSTENVFRVKTIQYRERAMFHDITPGMSAEHITIVAVQREGDVLNALNRTLPNIKAVHAPFSSCGLFHCYISMKKIAEGQPQQAIFAALGVDHNIKMVVVVDEDVDVFDEREVLWAMATRLQADRGVTIVPQHLGMGCTLDPSTDELSRTAKMGIDATKPMSGYVPTIEIDENVRSRVRRFWPDLGLANE from the coding sequence ATGAACCAGGATTGGCGTGATCTGATTGAAAAACTTGAAGCAAAGGGTGAAGTTGTGCGGATTCCCGGTCATGTTTCCCGGGAATATGAGATTAGTACCCTGATGATGGATCTGCAAAAGAAGCACCGTTATCCGATGGTGATTTTTGAAAATGTTGCTGACAGTAGTTTCCCCGTAGTTACCAATGCCCTGGCTCCCCGCAGCCGTCTGGCGCTGGCTATGGGAGTGGCCGAAAAAGACCTGGCTGCGGAATATGGCCGCAGGATTCAGCTGCGGCCGGGTGTCAAGCGGATCGACAAGGCTCCTTTTCAGGCTAATCTCCTGGAGGGGGATCAGGTTGACCTGACCCAGCTTCCCATTCTGACCCATTTCCCTATTGATGCCGGACCGTATATCACTTCCGGTCTTTGTGTGGCCCGTGATCCGGAGACAGGGGCTGAAACCCTGGGGTTTCACCGCATGCAGCTTAAGGGGCGCAATAAACTGGGCATCAGTTTTCACTCCCGGCAGCGGCTTTGGGAGTATTTCCGCCGTTCCGAAGAGAGGGGCCAAAACCTGGAAGCAGCCGTAGTCATCGGGGTGCATCCTAATATTGCGCTAGGCTCAATGGCCCTGATACCATACCATGAAGGCAAGTACAGCGCCATTGGCGGCTTATTTGAAGCTCCTTTGGAAGTGGCCGGATGCCGGTCGGTAAACCTGGATGTCCCTGCCTGGGCAGAAATTGTGCTTGAGGGTGAAATCCTGGCCGGGGTTAGGGAGCAGGAAGGGCCTTTTGCCGAGTTCACCAATTATGCCTGCTACCGCAGTACGGAAAACGTATTCCGGGTCAAGACGATCCAATACCGGGAAAGAGCTATGTTCCATGACATCACTCCCGGAATGAGTGCAGAACACATCACTATTGTGGCTGTTCAGAGGGAAGGAGATGTCCTGAATGCCCTCAACCGAACCCTGCCAAATATTAAGGCTGTTCATGCCCCCTTTTCTTCCTGCGGCCTTTTTCACTGCTACATATCCATGAAAAAAATTGCCGAGGGTCAGCCCCAGCAGGCTATCTTTGCGGCTTTGGGTGTAGACCATAATATCAAAATGGTGGTGGTTGTCGATGAGGATGTAGATGTCTTTGATGAGCGGGAAGTCCTCTGGGCCATGGCTACCCGCCTGCAGGCAGACAGGGGGGTAACAATTGTTCCCCAGCACCTGGGGATGGGCTGCACCCTGGACCCGTCAACTGATGAACTGAGCCGGACGGCCAAAATGGGGATTGATGCTACCAAGCCGATGAGCGGCTATGTGCCTACAATTGAAATTGATGAAAACGTACGCAGCCGGGTCCGGAGGTTCTGGCCTGACCTGGGGCTGGCAAATGAATGA
- a CDS encoding hydantoinase/oxoprolinase family protein: MNDGGPADERQIGGKTMFRVAIDTGGTFTDIAAVSESGQMMMLKSPTDRENPAQGIILALAEMAGCWGLDLTAFLEQTDQIIHGTTLALNALLEGRGSRTALLTTEGFRDALEIRRSRRDNQWDLRAPGPRLLVPRRLRLGIRERVDYRGEVVIPLDRKRLQDTAALLQAEGVEAAAVCFLFSFQNPAHEEAAAAVLREFLPGVFITTSAKVSPRIREYERTSTVVLNAYLTPVVAAYLNILEEKLAAYGWYRPIYLMLNSGGLTDAGTVKNFAVKTLLSGPAGGAQGGQGLAQALQKPDLVVADMGGTSFDVTLVVNGKCRQVPEAELAGHPVTLPMTDIRSIGAGGGSVAAVDESGRLMVGPRSAGSVPGPACYGRGGTEPTVTDAALLLGLLNPESFLGGRLRLDYDRAFAAVRDMVAAPLGLDTAKAALAIYRIAAARMADAIRLVTVQQGLDPRQFALVAAGGAFPLFAGLIANELEMREAIIPLQGPVFCAWGMLGAARRLDMSRTCLVSSEAFDCGNLNTLVGDMLAQGNADLDRYGIPISERETELTLEMKYLDQHHEISINPGESRFDLSSVKKINNTFHERHRELFGYDEPGKPWEIVNVRLVCREKAREYVYPGLSHLTGDNGKSQKCPVTGSREIMIDPAGWETVKVYGAAEPPLEVSGSGLPPEVPGPALLEFTYTTVLVPAGFTALAGGHGCISLQREANNVNKRKEGGQ; this comes from the coding sequence ATGAATGATGGAGGACCGGCAGATGAAAGACAGATTGGGGGGAAAACCATGTTTCGGGTAGCCATTGACACTGGAGGGACATTTACAGATATTGCGGCTGTGAGCGAATCCGGACAGATGATGATGCTTAAGAGTCCAACTGACAGGGAGAACCCGGCGCAAGGGATAATTCTAGCCCTGGCGGAAATGGCAGGCTGTTGGGGACTGGACCTGACCGCTTTTCTGGAACAAACCGATCAGATTATTCACGGGACCACCCTTGCCCTGAATGCACTGCTGGAAGGACGCGGTTCCCGGACTGCCCTGCTGACCACTGAAGGTTTCCGGGATGCCCTGGAGATAAGGCGGTCACGCAGGGACAACCAGTGGGATTTGCGGGCTCCGGGACCCAGGCTCCTGGTGCCGCGTCGTTTGCGCCTGGGTATCAGGGAACGGGTGGACTACCGGGGGGAGGTTGTTATTCCCCTCGACCGGAAACGACTGCAGGATACGGCTGCCCTCCTTCAGGCAGAGGGCGTGGAGGCAGCAGCGGTTTGTTTCTTGTTTTCTTTTCAGAACCCGGCCCATGAGGAGGCTGCTGCGGCAGTACTCCGGGAGTTTCTGCCGGGGGTTTTTATTACCACTTCAGCTAAGGTGTCACCCCGGATCAGGGAGTATGAACGTACTTCCACGGTGGTCCTCAATGCTTATCTGACCCCCGTTGTGGCCGCCTATTTGAATATACTTGAAGAAAAACTGGCTGCTTACGGCTGGTACAGGCCTATTTATCTGATGCTTAACAGCGGCGGACTGACTGATGCCGGGACGGTAAAGAACTTTGCCGTAAAAACCCTTTTGTCAGGTCCGGCAGGGGGAGCACAGGGAGGACAGGGCTTGGCACAGGCCCTGCAAAAGCCTGATCTGGTGGTCGCTGATATGGGAGGAACAAGTTTTGATGTGACCCTGGTAGTGAACGGTAAGTGCAGGCAGGTGCCGGAAGCTGAGCTGGCCGGTCATCCGGTTACGTTACCAATGACTGATATCAGGTCCATCGGGGCCGGAGGAGGCAGTGTGGCTGCAGTTGATGAAAGCGGCCGGCTCATGGTGGGGCCGCGTTCGGCCGGCTCAGTACCCGGACCGGCCTGTTACGGGCGCGGGGGAACAGAACCGACTGTTACGGATGCCGCCCTGCTGCTGGGTTTGCTTAATCCGGAAAGTTTCCTGGGCGGCAGGCTTAGGCTGGATTATGACAGGGCTTTCGCTGCTGTCAGGGACATGGTGGCTGCTCCCCTGGGGCTGGACACAGCTAAGGCTGCCCTTGCCATATATCGCATTGCTGCAGCCAGAATGGCTGATGCCATCCGGCTGGTTACAGTCCAGCAGGGGCTTGACCCCCGGCAGTTCGCCCTGGTGGCTGCCGGCGGCGCTTTTCCGCTGTTTGCCGGTCTGATTGCCAATGAACTGGAGATGAGAGAAGCTATTATTCCCCTGCAGGGTCCTGTTTTCTGCGCTTGGGGCATGCTGGGGGCGGCCCGCCGGTTGGATATGTCCAGAACCTGCCTGGTATCATCAGAGGCTTTTGACTGCGGAAATCTGAATACTCTGGTTGGGGATATGCTGGCACAGGGGAATGCAGACCTGGACAGGTATGGGATTCCCATTTCGGAACGGGAAACGGAACTGACCCTGGAAATGAAATATCTGGACCAACATCACGAGATTAGTATCAATCCAGGGGAATCGAGGTTTGATTTATCATCTGTGAAAAAAATAAATAATACTTTCCATGAGCGCCATCGGGAACTCTTCGGTTATGACGAGCCCGGCAAGCCGTGGGAAATCGTCAATGTCCGGCTGGTATGCCGGGAGAAGGCCAGGGAATATGTGTACCCCGGTCTCAGCCATTTGACAGGGGATAACGGTAAAAGTCAGAAATGTCCTGTAACGGGGTCCCGTGAGATTATGATAGACCCCGCCGGATGGGAGACGGTAAAGGTTTATGGCGCTGCGGAGCCGCCGCTGGAGGTATCAGGTTCTGGCCTGCCGCCGGAGGTGCCTGGTCCGGCCCTGCTGGAGTTTACTTATACCACTGTCCTGGTCCCTGCCGGTTTTACTGCATTGGCTGGGGGGCATGGCTGTATTTCGCTGCAGCGTGAAGCAAATAATGTAAATAAGCGGAAGGAGGGTGGCCAATGA
- a CDS encoding hydantoinase B/oxoprolinase family protein — protein MSPDTDTRTERIILQAVIANRLDSIAGEMGLVLERSARSPIFAEACDFACGICNARGELVSQLSGIPILATAGSFSVQAVLERYGDTIADGDAYIVNDPYYGGNHLPDIGIITPVFAGGELLFFCVSRAHHGDIGGSAAGSYNPKATEIFQEGLRIPPLRLVNRGVMVEEVLDLITYNTRNPGMLRSDLLAQTGANRIGRRRLLEMLEQYSAGVICRTVEEILDQAEKLARERIAALPEGIFTGVELVDDDGFQEEPIRIEARVIKKSDSLTVDFSGTDSQVRGFVNTSIVTTTTAACIAVLWVLGPDVPRNGGAFRAITVNAPRGSLVNPLPPAPVTLCTLTPAGEVIAAIFKALAAAVPEQIPAGFGRYCGPSFYGVDPRTERFYVGFAFCALGSGGAMDGLDGSPYMAPISNYGGVRTPNIESNEVQYPHITLCHEMEPDTAGPGRYRGGPGIRYAIRFYDPKPGIAMFGDGMKIPPYGLKGGETGSLNRASLYTCEEEVPLQSKESPRQLQPGDSVMLVSSGGGGWGSPMERDPELVLQDVRDGIVSIEAAGRVYGVVIEKTGGLTPEF, from the coding sequence ATGAGCCCAGATACCGATACCCGTACAGAACGTATCATCCTCCAGGCGGTAATAGCCAACCGCCTGGACAGTATAGCCGGGGAAATGGGCCTGGTCCTGGAACGGTCGGCCCGTTCGCCTATTTTTGCCGAGGCCTGTGATTTTGCCTGTGGGATATGTAATGCCAGGGGTGAACTGGTGTCCCAGCTAAGCGGTATCCCTATTCTGGCCACAGCAGGTTCCTTTAGCGTCCAGGCAGTATTGGAACGTTATGGGGACACGATAGCGGACGGGGATGCATATATCGTTAATGACCCCTATTACGGAGGCAATCACCTGCCTGATATAGGCATAATCACTCCTGTATTCGCCGGGGGAGAATTGCTTTTTTTCTGTGTCAGCCGGGCACACCACGGGGATATCGGGGGATCAGCGGCAGGGAGCTATAACCCCAAGGCCACGGAGATTTTTCAGGAAGGGCTGCGCATTCCGCCCCTCCGGCTGGTCAACAGGGGCGTCATGGTGGAGGAAGTCCTGGACCTGATAACTTATAATACCCGGAATCCCGGGATGCTGCGGAGTGACCTGTTAGCCCAGACGGGGGCCAACCGGATAGGCCGCCGGCGCCTTCTGGAGATGCTTGAGCAATACTCGGCAGGCGTCATCTGCCGGACAGTTGAAGAGATCCTGGACCAGGCTGAAAAGCTGGCCAGGGAACGAATTGCAGCTTTGCCGGAGGGGATTTTTACCGGTGTTGAGTTAGTAGATGACGACGGTTTTCAGGAGGAGCCCATTCGTATCGAAGCCAGGGTCATAAAAAAGAGTGACAGCCTCACGGTGGATTTTTCGGGGACTGACTCCCAGGTCAGGGGGTTTGTGAATACATCAATTGTAACTACCACAACTGCAGCCTGTATAGCTGTATTATGGGTTCTGGGGCCTGATGTTCCCAGAAACGGAGGGGCTTTTCGGGCTATCACGGTTAATGCCCCCAGGGGCTCCCTGGTAAATCCACTGCCACCTGCCCCGGTCACCCTCTGCACCCTTACTCCGGCCGGAGAGGTTATTGCCGCTATTTTCAAAGCCCTGGCGGCAGCAGTTCCGGAGCAGATACCGGCAGGTTTTGGCCGGTACTGTGGTCCGTCATTTTACGGAGTGGACCCCCGTACAGAGAGGTTCTATGTTGGTTTCGCTTTCTGTGCCCTGGGGTCGGGCGGCGCTATGGACGGGTTGGATGGCAGTCCCTATATGGCACCGATATCCAATTACGGGGGAGTAAGGACACCAAATATCGAGTCCAATGAAGTGCAGTATCCGCATATTACCCTCTGTCACGAAATGGAGCCTGATACGGCAGGACCGGGACGTTATCGCGGCGGGCCGGGCATCAGGTATGCCATCCGGTTTTATGACCCCAAGCCGGGAATTGCTATGTTTGGTGATGGGATGAAGATTCCCCCATATGGCCTGAAAGGGGGAGAAACCGGGAGCCTTAACAGGGCATCCCTCTATACATGTGAGGAGGAGGTCCCGCTGCAGAGCAAGGAGAGTCCGCGGCAGCTGCAGCCCGGAGACTCAGTGATGCTGGTATCTTCAGGGGGCGGCGGCTGGGGCAGCCCTATGGAACGGGACCCTGAGCTGGTGCTGCAGGATGTGCGGGATGGCATTGTGTCAATTGAGGCAGCCGGGAGAGTTTATGGTGTGGTCATTGAGAAAACAGGCGGTCTGACTCCTGAATTCTGA
- the uppS gene encoding polyprenyl diphosphate synthase has translation MTCLQLPQFNRLPKHIGIIPDGNRRWAENNGLTKECGYENGIGPGLQLYEFCRALGIKELTFYGFTQDNTKRPLPQKKAFKQACIDAVLKLSECDAALRVIGNADSPSFPRELIPYTNRVSFGKGSIKINFLVNYGWQWDLNHGLSGAAGKETKGKGVQRGFYKHLASSDVSRVDLIIRWGGRRRLSGFLPVQSIYSDFYIIDDYWPDFTPEHLFEALRWYEGQDITLGG, from the coding sequence ATGACCTGTTTGCAATTACCACAGTTTAATCGTCTGCCTAAGCACATTGGTATTATTCCGGACGGTAACCGCAGGTGGGCGGAGAACAATGGGCTGACCAAGGAATGCGGTTATGAAAATGGTATCGGGCCGGGGCTCCAGCTTTATGAGTTTTGTCGTGCCTTGGGTATCAAAGAGCTGACCTTCTATGGGTTCACCCAGGATAATACCAAGAGACCGCTTCCCCAGAAGAAGGCTTTTAAACAGGCCTGTATAGATGCTGTCCTCAAACTTTCAGAGTGTGATGCCGCGTTAAGGGTCATCGGTAATGCTGATTCCCCTTCGTTTCCACGCGAATTGATACCATACACCAACAGGGTTTCATTCGGCAAGGGTTCCATCAAGATTAATTTTCTGGTAAATTACGGCTGGCAGTGGGACCTGAATCATGGACTGAGCGGTGCGGCCGGGAAAGAGACCAAGGGGAAAGGCGTCCAGAGGGGTTTTTATAAACATCTGGCATCTTCCGATGTCTCCAGGGTGGATTTGATTATTCGCTGGGGAGGCCGCAGGAGGCTGAGTGGATTTTTGCCGGTGCAGTCGATATATTCGGATTTTTATATCATCGATGATTACTGGCCGGACTTCACTCCGGAACACCTCTTTGAAGCCCTCAGGTGGTATGAGGGGCAGGATATCACTCTTGGAGGATAA
- a CDS encoding DUF3231 family protein: MVQIGNFHVGAADALKPPVLSTGEVYILWDMLVSRYDAIMITQTYQNLAHDPEFRMVLTQGLGRMLEKQVDKLEAELDRYMITLPPRPPKSVNYEAQSGVFRDEFLFRRVFTSIQDFLDHHIWAIRVTVINDPLRQMFIQFAIDEVEVFDDLCKYGKVKGWLSIPPMSN; encoded by the coding sequence ATGGTTCAAATCGGTAATTTTCATGTCGGTGCAGCCGATGCGCTTAAACCGCCTGTGCTGAGCACAGGGGAAGTATATATCCTGTGGGATATGTTAGTGTCAAGATATGATGCCATAATGATAACCCAGACTTACCAGAACCTGGCCCATGACCCGGAGTTCCGCATGGTACTCACACAGGGGCTGGGCCGAATGCTGGAAAAACAGGTTGACAAACTGGAAGCGGAACTGGACAGGTACATGATCACATTGCCTCCGAGGCCTCCCAAAAGTGTTAACTATGAGGCCCAGTCCGGGGTTTTTCGCGATGAGTTTCTCTTCAGGAGAGTTTTTACAAGCATTCAGGACTTCCTTGACCATCATATCTGGGCAATAAGGGTAACTGTTATTAATGACCCACTGAGGCAGATGTTCATTCAGTTTGCCATTGATGAAGTTGAAGTCTTCGATGACCTGTGTAAATATGGTAAAGTGAAGGGCTGGCTTAGTATACCGCCAATGTCAAATTAA
- a CDS encoding DUF3231 family protein, translating into MQIGNFHIGQANKAKEPVMAAGESYLLWDNLVIRYDLVEIMQIYHNVAHDPDFRNLLAGDLQVWEKQINEIEQVMNKYKLPMPERYPKSSNFPADPGIIKDQLLFRRVFTTAQDVLELCIRSLRAFVVNDELREMFADFFIKKLHVYDELCRYGKLKGWMAIPPMMPGQKN; encoded by the coding sequence ATGCAGATAGGCAACTTTCATATCGGACAGGCAAATAAGGCAAAAGAACCGGTAATGGCAGCTGGGGAGTCATATCTGTTGTGGGACAACCTGGTTATCAGGTATGACCTTGTTGAGATAATGCAGATATATCATAATGTTGCCCATGACCCTGACTTTAGAAATTTGCTGGCAGGGGACCTTCAGGTCTGGGAAAAGCAGATTAATGAGATTGAACAGGTGATGAACAAATATAAGCTGCCTATGCCTGAGAGATACCCTAAAAGCTCCAACTTTCCGGCTGACCCCGGCATCATTAAGGACCAGCTTCTGTTCAGAAGAGTTTTTACCACAGCCCAGGATGTTCTGGAATTGTGCATCCGGTCATTAAGGGCTTTTGTCGTTAATGACGAACTGAGAGAAATGTTTGCAGATTTTTTCATAAAAAAACTGCATGTATATGATGAGTTATGCCGATATGGCAAGCTGAAGGGCTGGATGGCAATACCGCCAATGATGCCAGGACAGAAAAATTGA
- the cls gene encoding cardiolipin synthase — protein sequence MLTDFWSLYGEGIVWAYSASTTILIIVVSFLIFMEKKNPYKTIAWLAVLNIFPILGFIVYLMLGQNLRRRKAVRTKYINEMKYLRSIVNSQIDCIENDCEFARELNSKKQLVNLMLHNANAPFTRSNSAEVLSDGTEAFENIFAALEKAVNHIHLEYYIIRDDKTGRRLKETLIRKAREGVTVKVIYDAVGSWYLPGKYTRDMQKNGIEIKPFMPVIMPYINNKLNYRNHRKIIVIDGRVGFLGGLNVGDEYLGYHPRLGKWRDTHLRLEGSAVQFLQVIFMLDWEFVSHEKLADETNSSYFPEMKSFAGQPIQIAASGPDSDWESIRQSYFALINSAHRSIKITTPYLIPDEGISLALKTAALSGVDVKIILPGIPDHKIVFWASQSYFDELMEAGIQVYLYQPGFIHAKIISVDGEVASLGSANLDMRSFQLNFEVNAMIYDRALVAKLDTDFARDLALAKQVNPAEFAVRPLWSKIRQSAARLLSPLL from the coding sequence ATGTTAACAGATTTTTGGTCTCTTTATGGTGAAGGAATTGTCTGGGCATATTCGGCATCTACCACAATTCTTATCATAGTGGTCAGCTTCCTGATTTTTATGGAAAAGAAAAACCCCTATAAGACAATTGCCTGGCTGGCGGTGCTCAATATTTTCCCTATCCTCGGCTTCATAGTATACCTGATGCTGGGACAAAACCTCCGTAGAAGAAAAGCCGTGCGCACCAAGTATATCAATGAAATGAAATACCTTAGAAGCATCGTCAACAGCCAGATAGACTGTATTGAAAACGACTGTGAATTTGCCAGGGAACTGAATTCAAAGAAACAATTGGTCAATCTTATGCTTCACAATGCAAACGCGCCGTTTACCAGGAGCAATTCGGCTGAGGTCCTGTCAGACGGCACCGAGGCTTTTGAAAATATTTTTGCCGCACTGGAAAAGGCAGTGAATCATATCCACCTGGAATACTATATCATACGTGATGACAAGACCGGTCGGAGATTAAAAGAGACCCTGATACGCAAGGCCCGGGAAGGAGTCACTGTGAAGGTCATCTATGATGCCGTGGGAAGCTGGTATCTTCCGGGTAAATATACCCGGGATATGCAGAAAAACGGCATCGAAATCAAACCCTTTATGCCTGTAATCATGCCATATATCAATAATAAGTTGAATTACCGGAACCACCGGAAAATCATTGTAATAGACGGCAGGGTTGGATTCCTTGGCGGGCTTAATGTGGGCGACGAATACCTGGGCTACCACCCCAGGCTGGGGAAATGGCGGGATACACACCTCCGGCTGGAGGGGTCAGCTGTACAGTTCCTGCAAGTCATTTTTATGCTGGACTGGGAGTTTGTCAGTCACGAGAAACTTGCTGACGAAACCAATTCCTCATATTTCCCGGAGATGAAAAGCTTTGCCGGCCAGCCTATTCAGATTGCCGCCAGCGGTCCGGACTCTGACTGGGAATCCATCCGCCAGTCATATTTTGCGCTGATTAACTCAGCTCATAGATCTATAAAAATTACCACTCCATACCTTATCCCGGATGAGGGTATTTCTCTGGCCCTGAAAACAGCGGCCTTAAGCGGGGTTGATGTCAAAATAATTCTGCCTGGCATACCTGACCATAAAATTGTTTTCTGGGCATCACAGAGCTATTTTGACGAACTTATGGAGGCCGGCATCCAGGTATATCTCTACCAACCGGGGTTCATCCATGCCAAAATAATCTCTGTTGACGGGGAAGTGGCATCTCTTGGTTCAGCCAACCTGGATATGAGGAGCTTTCAGCTCAATTTCGAGGTTAATGCGATGATTTATGACCGGGCGCTGGTGGCCAAACTGGACACAGATTTTGCCAGGGACCTGGCCCTGGCAAAGCAGGTCAATCCGGCAGAATTTGCCGTCAGACCGCTTTGGAGCAAAATTCGCCAATCCGCAGCCCGCCTCCTGTCACCACTGTTATAA